From one Treponema denticola genomic stretch:
- a CDS encoding lysophospholipid acyltransferase family protein has protein sequence MGALIAILCCLVALSWRAALIGICHSVYRRGCDWVNSEVIVGPAPRLLFAIFKQYIGFKFEGDYTLTNQLPEQYLVIANHQSILDIVVHMNYYNGTRLRFVAKEELGHNVPLVSPMLKSGKHCLVKRTGSPTQAMKAVDKFADHVVKNNLIPVIFPEGSRSKDGELKTFHAAGFRRLLNAAPMPVAVCAVDGGWKISSLTRMAKNLKGGAYRIKLLKIYDAPQTKEEQIKILEEGKALIQAQLDEWRKAGK, from the coding sequence ATGGGTGCTCTTATTGCGATTTTATGTTGTCTGGTAGCCTTGTCATGGAGGGCTGCGTTGATAGGTATATGTCATTCTGTTTACAGACGCGGTTGTGATTGGGTTAATAGCGAAGTAATTGTAGGACCTGCTCCGCGTTTATTGTTTGCGATTTTTAAACAATATATCGGTTTTAAGTTTGAAGGAGATTATACCCTTACAAATCAGCTTCCTGAACAGTATTTGGTTATAGCCAATCATCAAAGCATTTTGGACATAGTGGTTCACATGAACTATTATAACGGAACGCGTCTCCGTTTTGTTGCAAAAGAAGAACTCGGACATAATGTTCCTCTTGTTTCTCCTATGCTTAAAAGCGGAAAACATTGTTTGGTAAAAAGAACCGGAAGCCCAACCCAAGCAATGAAGGCCGTAGATAAATTTGCAGACCATGTTGTAAAAAACAATCTTATTCCCGTTATCTTCCCCGAAGGTTCCCGCTCAAAGGACGGCGAATTAAAAACTTTTCATGCGGCAGGCTTTCGTCGGCTTTTAAATGCAGCCCCCATGCCTGTAGCAGTCTGTGCTGTTGACGGAGGCTGGAAAATATCTTCGCTGACCCGTATGGCAAAAAACCTAAAAGGCGGCGCATACAGGATTAAACTTTTAAAAATTTATGATGCTCCTCAAACAAAGGAAGAGCAGATTAAGATTCTTGAAGAAGGAAAAGCCCTCATTCAGGCCCAGCTTGATGAGTGGCGTAAAGCCGGTAAATAG
- a CDS encoding adenylate/guanylate cyclase domain-containing protein: protein MLKNEGVNEKVKFSIGAKLITIISILVVFSLGTITGLVTWFVGEDIQTMSEESNRTVNFQAGAAAEKELLSIKANAFLFLDVLNSTETGSGIAKQTADFYFERNPQVAAVLVTDARMNKRIYRKLVSTNFFLSRELDYSAIDEFIENEMDTAIQAEKGIEQVINASPFFGESILVLFYPYKEKGLDQGLVIFFSAETLSENIGTGKLQTTYLVNNLGDILIHPDFELTKNGINISDSKLFIEMREKGDMNRQILFTDKEGKKQFGAYRKLSIADLAVLTTAEADKVLEPVVRSTFKNVTLGVAVLALAILFIWFFSKSISSPVKALASAAGEIEQGNYELDLKAKTKDEIGLLTNSFVRMGKGLAERERLKDSFGRFINKEIAELAMKGELALGGETKETTIFFSDIRSFTAISEKLEPNEVVEFLNEYMTQMVECVNDTHGVVDKFIGDAVMAVWGAPTSAGNPREDALNCIRAALRMRAALIIFNQGRGGDKKPIIRIGCGINSGPVVAGQIGSKKRMEYTVIGDAVNLASRTESLNKPLGTDILITENTYNLVKDKVLVEEMPSVTVKGKSAPLRMFAVINMPEETGIPGAGEKGPKTLAQIRAKLGIPTPDLNKVDVNEDEKKYNIQAQNKQ, encoded by the coding sequence ATGTTAAAAAATGAGGGTGTAAACGAGAAGGTCAAATTCTCAATCGGTGCTAAACTGATAACTATTATTTCGATTTTGGTTGTGTTTTCTCTGGGTACTATAACAGGCCTTGTTACATGGTTTGTAGGCGAAGATATTCAAACTATGTCTGAAGAAAGCAACAGGACGGTAAATTTTCAAGCCGGAGCTGCGGCAGAAAAAGAACTTTTGTCGATAAAGGCCAATGCTTTTTTGTTCTTGGATGTTCTTAACTCAACGGAAACCGGGTCAGGCATAGCAAAGCAGACTGCCGATTTTTATTTTGAAAGAAACCCTCAGGTAGCGGCTGTTTTGGTTACCGATGCAAGAATGAATAAGCGTATTTATCGAAAACTCGTTAGTACCAACTTTTTTCTTTCCCGTGAGTTGGATTATTCCGCCATCGACGAATTTATCGAAAATGAAATGGATACGGCTATTCAGGCGGAAAAAGGCATAGAGCAGGTTATAAATGCTTCTCCGTTTTTTGGAGAGTCCATCCTTGTTCTTTTTTACCCTTATAAGGAAAAGGGCTTGGATCAGGGATTGGTAATCTTCTTTTCGGCTGAGACCCTATCCGAGAATATAGGTACGGGAAAACTTCAAACAACCTATCTTGTAAATAATTTGGGCGATATTTTAATTCATCCCGATTTTGAGCTTACCAAAAACGGAATTAACATAAGCGATTCAAAACTCTTTATAGAAATGCGCGAAAAAGGCGACATGAACAGGCAAATCCTTTTTACCGACAAGGAAGGAAAAAAACAGTTCGGTGCATACAGAAAACTTTCGATAGCCGATCTTGCAGTTCTTACCACGGCCGAGGCCGATAAGGTTTTGGAGCCAGTAGTCAGGTCAACCTTTAAAAATGTTACTTTAGGTGTTGCGGTTTTAGCTCTTGCAATCCTTTTTATCTGGTTTTTCTCCAAATCGATCAGTTCTCCGGTTAAGGCTCTTGCCTCGGCTGCCGGCGAAATAGAGCAGGGAAATTATGAGCTTGATCTAAAGGCTAAAACAAAGGATGAAATAGGCCTTTTGACAAATAGTTTCGTACGAATGGGTAAGGGCTTGGCTGAAAGAGAAAGGCTCAAGGATTCATTCGGCCGCTTTATCAACAAGGAAATTGCAGAGCTTGCTATGAAGGGTGAGCTTGCACTGGGAGGCGAAACAAAAGAAACAACTATTTTCTTCTCGGATATACGCTCCTTTACGGCAATTTCCGAAAAACTTGAACCGAATGAGGTTGTAGAATTCCTCAACGAATACATGACACAGATGGTAGAGTGCGTAAACGATACCCATGGTGTAGTAGATAAATTTATAGGCGATGCAGTTATGGCTGTTTGGGGTGCTCCTACAAGTGCGGGAAATCCGAGAGAAGATGCTCTTAACTGTATAAGGGCTGCTTTAAGGATGAGGGCTGCACTGATTATCTTCAATCAAGGAAGAGGAGGGGACAAAAAACCGATTATCCGCATAGGCTGCGGTATTAACTCAGGTCCTGTAGTTGCAGGTCAGATAGGTTCCAAAAAGAGGATGGAGTACACGGTAATAGGCGATGCCGTAAACTTGGCTTCCCGTACCGAATCCTTAAATAAACCCCTTGGAACGGATATTCTTATTACCGAAAACACTTACAATCTTGTAAAAGATAAGGTTTTGGTTGAAGAAATGCCCTCGGTTACGGTTAAAGGAAAATCGGCTCCTTTAAGAATGTTTGCGGTTATAAATATGCCTGAAGAAACCGGCATTCCCGGAGCCGGAGAAAAAGGCCCGAAGACTTTGGCGCAAATTAGAGCAAAATTAGGAATTCCTACTCCCGATTTGAATAAGGTAGATGTAAATGAAGATGAAAAGAAATACAACATCCAAGCACAAAACAAACAGTAA
- a CDS encoding FecR domain-containing protein, protein MKMKRNTTSKHKTNSNFLDLVVVIVSLAVIFFDLFLFVKELNRTFERMDTPIATIEYKYKTVQRKFNDRAVWDRPVQNSYLYNGDTIRTANEASATIHFLGNEDAGNVVEVDSNTMVQIFAKNEESELNLNLGSVSAKTANNNLHLKSDNADINIEKGSVLHVQKGDAESLQLAVEEGSVSVTGSTSGETEVLEAGSVLQQGKEAKLVMISPGKNTRLLNQSRDDLGVDIKFKWQSSFSGNEEIFLETSPLSNFSVDTKRYDVRGLKEFTVRHDSGALHWRLSAKAGAESEETVSGKVTVIKAPAPVNLLPEAEKTFAYNTNPPNIRFLWEGNDLSSYYTVEIADNKNMENPKVVKNSSTESFSLSELTEGTWYWRVLPKYGFDSSFKAQASDVSIFQIKKTEEGEKPKLLHMKKVMDTSKGKGLTFSWKPNLDAAKYRVKIARDKAMSDVLINDIVITSYLDLKEASKLLPNGEYFMTVASLDAKENEIGISDVASFITMDSEIILRAVFPPNDYSLLQPLTGDTFFTWKSNFDSEQFFQVSDTEDFKTLTVNKSTKGLGIDGITLPEGKWYWRVCTELDGKLYTSDIKKLNVIPLLDKPELENAKKSIVIVPGRKSKFNWKPVEGADYYQVKLTDRIPGSKPFYEDLYASKTEIEIAMGKFEDGDYILNIQAFANATLTSSRKFGKSQAHGFAAKHLRPVELLKPAEGEKIDGIEAALNPSQAEWSSVHPPVGAEFILEKVGVRTPVFALKDAGYKVQLPPLASGKYRWKVIAETEDGFDISSEKYSAFTVLPIPPLPKARFVFPGEKEVLGIPFFSSHRSIVFKWKPVDKATHYVMKIYNEKNKVIASTEIKAKSGAEDLVYEFKDLSRLSRGAFFIEVIAERRLDSGLVFQNGTPSRKRFDIDLPKKDNVETDETGVLYGR, encoded by the coding sequence ATGAAGATGAAAAGAAATACAACATCCAAGCACAAAACAAACAGTAATTTTTTAGACCTCGTTGTGGTCATTGTTTCTCTGGCGGTTATATTTTTTGACTTGTTTTTGTTTGTAAAGGAGCTAAACAGAACATTTGAACGCATGGATACTCCCATAGCTACCATTGAATATAAATACAAAACCGTTCAGCGTAAATTCAACGATAGAGCCGTATGGGACCGTCCCGTTCAAAATTCTTATTTATATAACGGAGATACGATAAGAACTGCAAATGAAGCTTCTGCGACCATTCATTTTTTAGGAAATGAAGACGCAGGCAATGTAGTCGAGGTTGATTCAAACACGATGGTTCAGATTTTTGCCAAAAATGAAGAATCGGAACTTAATTTGAATTTGGGCTCGGTTTCGGCAAAAACGGCAAACAATAATCTACATTTAAAATCGGATAATGCTGACATAAACATCGAAAAAGGCTCGGTATTGCATGTGCAAAAAGGTGATGCTGAAAGTCTTCAGCTTGCGGTAGAAGAAGGTTCCGTTTCCGTTACCGGCAGTACAAGCGGAGAAACCGAAGTTCTTGAAGCCGGTTCCGTTTTACAGCAGGGCAAAGAAGCAAAACTAGTTATGATAAGCCCGGGCAAAAATACGAGGCTCTTAAATCAATCGAGGGATGATTTAGGTGTCGATATTAAGTTTAAATGGCAATCTTCCTTTTCCGGTAATGAAGAAATTTTCCTTGAAACTTCTCCTTTAAGCAATTTTAGCGTAGATACTAAAAGATATGATGTTAGAGGTTTAAAAGAATTTACCGTGCGGCATGACAGCGGAGCCTTGCATTGGAGATTATCGGCCAAGGCAGGCGCTGAAAGCGAAGAGACCGTATCCGGAAAAGTAACGGTTATAAAGGCCCCGGCCCCGGTAAATCTTCTTCCCGAAGCGGAAAAAACCTTTGCATATAATACGAATCCTCCCAATATCAGATTTTTATGGGAAGGTAACGATCTTTCTTCATATTATACGGTTGAAATCGCAGACAATAAGAATATGGAAAATCCTAAAGTAGTCAAGAATTCGAGTACGGAATCTTTTTCGCTTTCGGAATTGACGGAAGGAACTTGGTATTGGCGTGTTCTTCCAAAATACGGATTCGATTCTTCATTTAAAGCTCAAGCTTCGGATGTTTCGATTTTCCAAATAAAAAAGACCGAAGAAGGCGAAAAACCTAAACTTCTTCATATGAAAAAAGTTATGGATACCTCGAAGGGAAAAGGCCTTACTTTCTCATGGAAGCCTAATTTGGATGCTGCAAAATACAGAGTAAAAATAGCCAGAGATAAGGCGATGAGCGATGTGCTTATAAACGATATAGTTATAACGAGCTATTTGGACTTAAAAGAAGCTTCAAAACTTTTGCCTAATGGAGAGTATTTTATGACCGTTGCCTCTCTTGATGCAAAAGAAAACGAAATCGGCATAAGTGATGTAGCCTCCTTTATAACTATGGACTCCGAGATTATTTTACGTGCCGTTTTTCCGCCTAATGATTATAGTTTGCTTCAGCCTCTGACAGGAGACACTTTCTTTACATGGAAGAGTAATTTCGATTCGGAGCAGTTTTTTCAGGTTTCGGATACTGAAGATTTTAAAACTCTTACCGTTAATAAATCTACCAAAGGTTTAGGCATTGACGGCATTACCTTACCTGAAGGCAAATGGTATTGGCGCGTATGTACCGAATTGGACGGAAAGCTGTATACATCCGATATAAAAAAATTAAATGTTATTCCTCTTCTCGATAAACCTGAGCTGGAAAATGCAAAAAAAAGTATTGTAATAGTGCCCGGACGTAAAAGCAAATTTAACTGGAAACCGGTAGAAGGCGCAGATTACTATCAGGTAAAACTGACAGACAGAATTCCCGGCTCTAAACCTTTTTATGAAGACCTTTATGCTTCAAAAACCGAAATCGAAATTGCTATGGGTAAATTTGAAGACGGGGACTACATATTGAATATACAGGCTTTTGCAAATGCAACATTGACTTCAAGCCGAAAATTTGGAAAGTCTCAGGCACACGGTTTTGCGGCAAAACATTTGAGGCCTGTAGAGCTGTTAAAGCCTGCCGAAGGTGAAAAGATTGACGGTATTGAAGCCGCTTTGAATCCTTCTCAGGCAGAGTGGTCGTCCGTTCATCCGCCTGTAGGTGCCGAATTTATTTTGGAAAAGGTAGGCGTACGCACCCCGGTTTTTGCTTTAAAAGATGCGGGGTATAAGGTGCAGCTTCCGCCTTTAGCATCAGGAAAATACCGCTGGAAGGTTATAGCCGAAACTGAAGACGGCTTCGATATTTCGTCGGAAAAATATTCCGCATTTACGGTTTTGCCCATACCGCCTCTTCCAAAGGCAAGGTTTGTATTCCCGGGCGAAAAAGAAGTCTTAGGAATTCCTTTCTTTTCTTCTCATCGAAGTATAGTCTTTAAGTGGAAGCCTGTTGATAAGGCAACTCATTATGTTATGAAAATATATAACGAAAAAAACAAAGTAATTGCAAGCACCGAAATTAAAGCAAAATCGGGAGCAGAGGATCTTGTTTATGAATTTAAGGATTTAAGCAGATTATCGCGCGGTGCATTTTTTATAGAAGTTATTGCGGAACGGCGTTTGGACAGCGGATTGGTGTTTCAAAACGGAACTCCTTCAAGAAAACGCTTTGACATCGATTTACCTAAAAAAGATAATGTAGAAACTGATGAAACGGGAGTCCTTTATGGAAGATAA
- a CDS encoding fibronectin type III domain-containing protein, whose amino-acid sequence MEDKRVFIRNLVILFLLFLFSLGAFAQKVEETNEVKKNYIIETEGKKTVFYQTLSWENVEGILHFEFELEKKEKNGKWLVVDKKKLKQNSLEVSLPAGKYRYRIKVINLLGQVDAVSADRYFDILVAYQPETSSVSPAAIYFDEEYSDIVNITGKHFREETTFALQKEGGAPIFGKIVEINPDGTKAKISFNMLRINPGQYEFVVTDPSGLKDSKQKMIFKFQKPIDIFLSGGYAFNGFAGNKLFKEYFGKNFAALSGVLRFSLVPIKRSYGNFGFNFTGSGMYLRKKDSDYTLSAGLLLTGIQAVYMKSIIRHRLNFDAHLGFGTAFMVNTQFVFSGFESPKSWYWGLTMNLGTALQVYVYKKLYIEVNLDHIIPFRKGFPKYIVQPSLSVGWEF is encoded by the coding sequence ATGGAAGATAAAAGAGTATTTATCAGGAATTTAGTGATTTTATTTTTGCTGTTTTTGTTCTCTTTGGGAGCCTTTGCTCAAAAGGTTGAAGAGACTAATGAAGTAAAGAAAAATTATATTATTGAAACGGAAGGGAAAAAAACGGTTTTTTATCAAACGCTTTCTTGGGAAAATGTAGAAGGTATCCTGCATTTTGAATTCGAGCTTGAAAAAAAAGAAAAAAACGGCAAGTGGCTTGTTGTAGATAAAAAGAAATTAAAGCAAAATTCTCTTGAGGTTTCATTACCTGCCGGAAAGTACCGGTACAGGATAAAGGTTATAAACCTTCTCGGCCAGGTTGATGCGGTAAGTGCAGACCGTTATTTTGACATTCTTGTGGCCTATCAGCCTGAGACTTCTTCCGTTTCCCCTGCTGCAATCTATTTTGATGAAGAATATAGCGACATTGTAAACATTACCGGTAAGCATTTTAGAGAAGAGACAACCTTTGCTCTTCAAAAGGAAGGTGGAGCTCCTATTTTCGGCAAAATTGTCGAAATAAACCCTGACGGAACTAAGGCAAAAATAAGTTTTAATATGTTGAGAATCAATCCGGGACAATATGAATTTGTTGTTACCGACCCAAGCGGTTTAAAAGATTCAAAACAGAAAATGATATTTAAATTTCAAAAACCTATTGATATTTTTCTGTCAGGCGGTTATGCCTTTAACGGCTTTGCAGGGAACAAGCTTTTTAAAGAATACTTTGGAAAAAATTTTGCCGCCTTAAGCGGTGTTTTAAGGTTCAGCCTTGTACCGATAAAGCGGTCCTACGGAAACTTCGGTTTTAATTTTACCGGTTCGGGAATGTATTTAAGAAAAAAAGACTCGGATTATACCTTGTCTGCAGGTCTCCTTTTAACCGGCATACAGGCTGTTTATATGAAATCTATAATAAGACACCGCCTCAATTTTGATGCTCACTTAGGTTTCGGCACTGCATTTATGGTAAATACACAATTTGTTTTTTCCGGGTTTGAAAGCCCAAAATCATGGTATTGGGGTTTGACAATGAATTTAGGCACAGCCTTGCAGGTTTATGTTTATAAAAAATTATATATCGAAGTAAATCTCGATCATATAATTCCATTTAGAAAAGGTTTCCCCAAATACATAGTACAGCCTTCGCTCTCTGTAGGGTGGGAATTCTAG
- a CDS encoding leucine-rich repeat domain-containing protein, with protein sequence MKKILRILTIAAVLLTTAIVFASCKQFLEDPEEFLGYWSSEVVPIDFSIDKPYQTSNDGALCIPSATDVILTIKLRNPRKFSLVTPTPTSSEADVQKIINFPGLLTQPTYGTHYTLEQTPDKTALKLTYKPGFLKDHEWGMGNISPEITLTSTDGRPFNKKFSLNLRADTAPSLEYKGVGKTQVGTKWYYVLIFQAKNVDDPLPPPLDHLHGDIKKLSVTGGDSADIVFGSTGFAASGRLLASAEVVQLASGEGPAAPLNWSSLNDNSWALRYRTDTEVKTARKNYTFTLIDEAGLKSSDIHVSTPATKAEDAKLYYNSNDISTQAGNSSSPYLISTESSITVKAKTETIGATIRGTLFKKNSSTWLEVNNGINSGSNTEVDITLEAPSSIGSEIEYKISLTTGGDGFADGTAKEFYVKVRKGTTITINSGSNAWTELKNAVEATSVDIIKITGKIKAPGPNNQIDVSRTVKIMGSNKNIDILDADDKTFIFNMELYGILTLEKLTLQNGKNLDTDKGGGAIYSGLSGELTAVDVIIKDCEAKNGGGIYVHNHGKIILIDTEIKGCTAEADGGGVYVGVNGIFKMHGGTIKNNMSTLGKGVYVAGAPYPGMSDGEFIMGGEACVGKWESNGTLQDGNDVYLGKNSISDYLVKIEIDKSEPIAKPKAACITPESYGVDQTVLMMSDGSADVGAYNDRFTVTPEDLGSGNTQTWSIDDNGQLTRYTKVRYDQLEAFLTSPQASSTAINRIEITDEIPQNHFASGSGASALGQKIQKAGAKKLALKLPAGISGVTSMKNCFVSCGNLVSLENIPSGVTNMKNCFLNCTGLTTAPSIPDGVMNMEGCFQGCKKLTTAPTIPDSVTNMKDCFLNCTGLTTVPGISNMVMDMEGCFRGCTELMIGPDIPSSVTNMKECFLNCTKLKEVKINRGYHGCRFVNAFQGCYDLNAGGIKVPSIYLQTYKDNAATMGTSDTKFSAITP encoded by the coding sequence GTGAAAAAGATTTTGAGAATTTTAACAATTGCAGCGGTATTACTGACAACTGCCATTGTATTTGCAAGCTGCAAACAGTTTTTAGAAGACCCTGAAGAATTCCTAGGCTACTGGTCTAGCGAAGTTGTTCCTATTGACTTCAGTATTGATAAGCCCTATCAAACGAGTAATGACGGAGCACTGTGCATACCGTCTGCAACTGACGTAATTCTTACAATTAAACTGCGTAATCCGAGAAAATTTAGCTTAGTTACGCCTACGCCAACGTCCTCAGAAGCAGATGTGCAGAAGATTATAAACTTTCCCGGGCTTTTAACGCAGCCGACATACGGCACGCACTACACTTTAGAGCAAACGCCCGACAAAACGGCATTGAAGCTCACATACAAGCCAGGCTTTTTGAAAGACCATGAGTGGGGCATGGGTAACATAAGCCCCGAAATTACCCTCACTTCCACAGACGGCAGACCATTCAATAAGAAGTTCAGTCTGAACCTAAGGGCGGACACAGCTCCTTCTTTAGAATACAAGGGAGTTGGAAAAACGCAGGTAGGAACGAAATGGTACTATGTGCTCATATTCCAAGCAAAGAACGTGGACGATCCGCTGCCGCCGCCTCTTGATCATCTACATGGAGATATAAAAAAGCTGTCCGTAACGGGCGGTGATTCGGCTGACATAGTATTTGGAAGTACAGGCTTTGCTGCAAGCGGCCGACTGCTTGCTTCAGCCGAAGTTGTTCAGCTTGCAAGCGGTGAGGGACCGGCAGCTCCTTTAAACTGGTCCAGCCTTAATGACAATTCTTGGGCATTGCGTTATAGAACCGATACGGAAGTAAAGACTGCAAGAAAAAACTATACATTCACTCTCATAGATGAAGCAGGCTTAAAATCTTCTGACATTCACGTATCAACCCCTGCAACGAAGGCGGAAGATGCAAAGCTGTACTATAATTCAAATGACATATCTACACAAGCCGGTAACTCAAGCAGTCCGTATCTAATAAGTACCGAATCGTCGATTACGGTTAAGGCAAAAACGGAAACAATAGGTGCGACAATAAGGGGTACACTCTTCAAGAAAAATTCCAGTACATGGTTGGAGGTTAACAACGGCATCAACAGCGGCTCTAATACCGAGGTTGATATAACGTTGGAGGCTCCATCTAGTATCGGTTCTGAGATAGAATATAAAATAAGCCTGACTACAGGCGGAGACGGTTTTGCTGATGGCACTGCTAAAGAGTTTTATGTTAAAGTAAGAAAAGGTACGACGATAACTATTAACAGTGGAAGCAATGCATGGACAGAGTTAAAAAATGCGGTAGAAGCGACCTCTGTCGACATAATCAAAATTACCGGCAAAATTAAAGCTCCTGGACCGAATAACCAAATTGATGTAAGTCGAACCGTTAAAATAATGGGCTCTAATAAGAATATCGATATATTGGATGCTGATGATAAAACCTTTATTTTTAATATGGAGCTATATGGCATATTGACTCTTGAAAAGCTGACGCTCCAAAATGGAAAGAATCTCGATACTGACAAAGGCGGCGGTGCGATCTACAGTGGTTTATCAGGAGAATTGACAGCAGTAGATGTTATTATCAAAGACTGTGAGGCAAAAAATGGAGGCGGTATTTATGTACACAACCATGGTAAAATTATCTTGATAGATACGGAAATAAAGGGTTGTACCGCAGAGGCAGACGGCGGCGGCGTGTATGTGGGTGTAAACGGTATATTTAAGATGCATGGCGGCACAATTAAGAATAATATGAGCACTCTGGGAAAAGGCGTTTATGTAGCAGGCGCTCCTTATCCGGGTATGAGTGACGGTGAGTTTATCATGGGCGGCGAAGCCTGTGTAGGGAAATGGGAAAGCAACGGTACCCTGCAAGACGGCAATGATGTGTATTTAGGAAAGAACTCGATAAGCGACTACCTTGTCAAAATAGAAATTGACAAAAGTGAACCTATAGCGAAACCAAAGGCTGCCTGTATTACTCCGGAATCCTATGGTGTCGACCAAACGGTACTAATGATGTCGGACGGCAGTGCGGATGTAGGGGCTTATAATGATAGGTTTACAGTAACGCCGGAAGATTTAGGCAGCGGCAATACGCAGACATGGTCAATAGATGATAATGGGCAATTAACAAGATATACGAAAGTACGGTATGATCAGTTGGAAGCCTTCCTTACTTCGCCTCAAGCTTCGTCAACCGCAATAAACCGTATCGAAATAACAGATGAGATACCGCAAAATCACTTTGCTAGCGGATCGGGTGCCAGCGCTCTCGGACAAAAAATACAAAAAGCCGGTGCTAAAAAACTTGCGCTTAAACTGCCCGCCGGCATTTCAGGCGTTACTTCGATGAAAAATTGTTTTGTAAGTTGTGGCAACCTTGTTTCTCTGGAGAACATTCCTTCAGGCGTTACAAATATGAAGAACTGTTTTTTGAACTGCACCGGTTTGACCACAGCTCCATCTATTCCTGATGGTGTTATGAATATGGAGGGCTGTTTTCAAGGGTGTAAAAAATTAACCACAGCTCCCACTATTCCTGATAGTGTTACAAATATGAAGGACTGTTTTTTGAACTGTACCGGTTTAACCACAGTTCCCGGTATTTCGAATATGGTGATGGATATGGAGGGCTGTTTTAGAGGATGTACAGAATTAATGATCGGTCCAGATATTCCCTCAAGCGTTACGAATATGAAGGAATGTTTTTTGAACTGTACAAAGTTGAAAGAAGTAAAAATTAATCGTGGTTATCATGGCTGCCGTTTTGTCAATGCTTTTCAGGGCTGCTATGACTTGAATGCAGGGGGAATAAAGGTTCCTTCAATTTATCTTCAAACCTATAAGGATAATGCGGCCACTATGGGAACAAGTGATACTAAGTTTTCTGCAATAACACCTTAA
- a CDS encoding Rpn family recombination-promoting nuclease/putative transposase → MVKRFEDLTLQDDFMFCKVMQNPDLCKRLIEMILSDTIGKITYISVQHNINAYEQAKSVRFDVLVQTENGKFYDVEMQVSNEKNIPKRMRFYQAAIDISFLDKGNFYNDLNESFIIFICLFDVLGKNRSVYTFENICLEDKNTSLQDGTKKIIINAEAFKNTKDKELKEFLEYLKTGKAKSEFTRRIEKMIQTVKQNEQARQEYRLMSTFEMDARYKGFSEGAYSTKKETAKLMKLKNFDIALIKEITGLPEEEIEKL, encoded by the coding sequence ATGGTAAAAAGGTTTGAAGATTTAACACTACAAGATGACTTTATGTTCTGTAAAGTTATGCAAAATCCGGATTTGTGTAAAAGGCTCATTGAAATGATATTATCAGACACAATAGGTAAAATTACTTATATCTCGGTACAACATAATATTAACGCCTACGAACAAGCTAAATCCGTAAGGTTTGATGTTCTTGTACAAACTGAAAACGGTAAATTTTATGATGTGGAAATGCAGGTAAGCAACGAGAAGAATATACCTAAAAGAATGAGGTTTTACCAAGCAGCTATAGATATTTCGTTCTTGGATAAAGGGAATTTCTATAACGATTTAAATGAAAGCTTTATAATTTTTATCTGTTTATTTGATGTTCTAGGCAAAAATAGATCTGTTTATACCTTTGAAAATATCTGTCTTGAAGATAAAAACACATCTTTACAAGATGGAACAAAAAAGATTATAATAAACGCAGAGGCATTTAAGAACACTAAAGACAAAGAATTAAAGGAATTTTTAGAATACCTTAAAACAGGTAAGGCAAAAAGTGAATTTACAAGGAGGATAGAAAAAATGATACAAACAGTAAAACAAAATGAACAGGCAAGGCAGGAATATAGATTAATGTCAACCTTTGAGATGGACGCTAGGTATAAAGGTTTTTCGGAAGGGGCTTATAGTACTAAGAAAGAAACAGCTAAACTTATGAAGCTAAAAAACTTTGATATAGCCTTAATTAAAGAAATAACAGGCCTTCCCGAAGAAGAGATTGAAAAACTATAA